The genome window TCAACACAGCTATGTGATGGTGCCAGGTCCAGGCAGCCAAGAGGCAGGCAAAAAGTCCCCGGCCCGATGGCCGGGGCTCGCTTTATGGGGAATAAACCGTCTTGCCCCAGGCCGAGCTGGTATACCCGATTATGTGCCGGCTCTGACCGGCGGCCTGCGCGGTGGCGGTCAGGGCCAGAACGGCCACCGCCACAATCATCATCATCTTCATCGACAATATCCTAAGAAAAGGCCGAAGCCCCGGCGCGGTAAGACTGGATCGGAGCGGCCCCGCCCCGGATAGCCGCCCGGGGTCTTCTAGCCATCGGGCTGATTGGAGCAGATACGGCCGATGCCGTATTTCGCCGCCAGGCCGGGCGCATTGGTTACCGAAAGCCTTCCGGGCGCCGGAAAATTCCCCCAGCGCCATGGCCGGGGGAATACCGATCAGTCAAAGAAATGCGTCTTGTTCAGCGACGACGATACTGCCGGCTTCGATGTGGTAGGCTTGTTGTTGCCCGCGGCGTGGGCCGTGACGGTCAGGGCCATAAGCGCCGTCGCCACGATCAGGATCATCTTCATGATCATCTCCTCGAAATGGGCCATGGGCCCCGGCGCGACAGGGCCGAAGCGGAACGGCCCGCGCCATTTTGCCGTCCCAAGGCCGTTCTAGCCCTCTGCACCAGCCCGGCAGATACGGCCGATGCCGTATTTCGCCCGCGGATGGGGCCATGACATCGCCGACTGGTTACCGGAAGCTTCCGGCAATGGCCTCTCCAAGCGCATCTGGATCGACGGGTTTGTGCAGCAGCCGATGGCCGCTTTCCGTCGCCTCGCGCAAGCGGTCGGGCGCAGTGTCGCCCGTGAGGATGATGACGGGCAGGTCCCGGCCCAGATGCCGCCGCACCATTGCCACCGCATCCCTGGCGGTCAGGCCGCCGCTCAAGCGGTAATCGGTAATAAGCAGGTCCGGTTCGTCCTCGCCCATGGCCGAGATGACCTGCCCAGACGAGCGGCCGGCCCAGACCTGATGCCCCCAGGCCTCGAGCAGCTGGACCAGCCCTTCCAGCGCATCGGCCTCGTCGTCTATGACGGCAATAGCCAGAGGCGCCTGGCTCTCCGTTTCCGGCTGGTCCAGTGCCGCCGCGATAGGAGCGGCGAGCGGCAGCAGCAGGGAAAAGGTCGAGCCTTTTCCCACCACCGAGCGGAGCCGCAGCGCGTGCCCCAACAGGTCCGCCATGCGCCGCACGATGGAGAGGCCCAGCCCCAGACCATGCTTTTCAGCGCTGGGAAGCTGCACGAATTCGTCGAAAACCGCCTCGAGCTGATCGGCGGGAATGCCCGGACCGGTATCGAGCACCGCGATCTCGACCTGGTCACCCCGCCGCCGCACGCCCAGCAAGACCTTTCCCTCATTGGTATAGCGAAAGGCATTGGCCAGCAGATTGCCCAGAATGCGACGCAGCAAAACCGGATCGGTCTCGACCCAGGCGCCGGAAGAGACCACCCGCCAATCCAGGCCACGCTCCCCGGCGCTGGCCTCGAACTCACCCTTGAGATCGTCGAACAATCGGGCCAGTTGCACCGCCTGCACCTTGATCGGCACCACGCCGGCATCCAGCCGCGAAATGTCGAGCAACCCGTTCAGCACGCCGCCGAAATTGCCGATCACCATACGCAACCGGCTGGCAATCGCCTGGGCTGCCGACGCCGCCACATCGCCTCGCTGCGCCATGGTCCGCAGCGTTTCGACGAACAGGCTCATGGCATGCACCGGCTGGCGCAGGTCGTGGCTGGCCGCGGCGAGGAACCGCGATTTGGAGTGGTTTGCCGCCTGGGCCAGATCGCGCTGCCGTTCGAGATCGCCGATCAGGGCGAGGTTTTCCGACCGCAGCCGCACGGTCTCGGCCAGCGTCCGGAAGGTCTGCCGGCTGTAATAGAGATTGACCGCGATGAGGCAGAGCACGAAGAACAGATAGATGCGAAAGACTTCGCCCTCCCCCAGCACGCATCGCACCGCCAGCGGCAGCAACATGGCCAGCGCCGTACCCGCATAGGCAGGCGGAAAAGCCGAGAGCGAAGGCACCGCGCCGCAGGCCAGCCCCGTCAATACGATGCAGGTGAAAGCCGCCATATTGGGCTCGCCCGGAATGAACCCGACCCAGCCCACCGCGCCCCATAAAGCGGCCGAAGCCCAGGAAAAGGCGGTAGCGCGCCAGGCCCAGGTGAGCGCCTGCCCC of Devosia yakushimensis contains these proteins:
- a CDS encoding ATP-binding response regulator, which produces MQERPLWEALIDLLYRQSYAILFANFVIPLPVAYMLRDAVPAAALFGWIGAMYGLTVARIVLARLYFRRDSGAGQALTWAWRATAFSWASAALWGAVGWVGFIPGEPNMAAFTCIVLTGLACGAVPSLSAFPPAYAGTALAMLLPLAVRCVLGEGEVFRIYLFFVLCLIAVNLYYSRQTFRTLAETVRLRSENLALIGDLERQRDLAQAANHSKSRFLAAASHDLRQPVHAMSLFVETLRTMAQRGDVAASAAQAIASRLRMVIGNFGGVLNGLLDISRLDAGVVPIKVQAVQLARLFDDLKGEFEASAGERGLDWRVVSSGAWVETDPVLLRRILGNLLANAFRYTNEGKVLLGVRRRGDQVEIAVLDTGPGIPADQLEAVFDEFVQLPSAEKHGLGLGLSIVRRMADLLGHALRLRSVVGKGSTFSLLLPLAAPIAAALDQPETESQAPLAIAVIDDEADALEGLVQLLEAWGHQVWAGRSSGQVISAMGEDEPDLLITDYRLSGGLTARDAVAMVRRHLGRDLPVIILTGDTAPDRLREATESGHRLLHKPVDPDALGEAIAGSFR